The nucleotide window CCGAGCTGCTGGCCGCGGTGGCCCGGCTGGACCTGCCCGTGCGGCGGGGGGCGTCGGGGGAGCTGCCGCGCACGGCTTTCGCGGCCAGCCTGGCCGCGCTCTGCTTCCTGCTGCTCCTGCCCCTGCGCCGCGTCCCCGGCCCCGGCGGTCTGGCCGGCGTCCTGGCGGCCGCGCTGGGCTTCCTGGTCCTGGCCGGCCTGCTGCGGGTGGGCGGGGAGAGGGGCTGAGGGCGGGCGCACCGCTCGTCCCATCCGCTCCGCCGTCCTACATTCGCCCTCCGTGCGCGGCACCTCCTCCACGTCCGCGCCGTGCGGTCGCCTCTACACGTCCCTCCCCAAGGAGCGTGCCCATGTCCGTCCCCGTCCTGCGTCCCGTCTCGTTCCTGGCGGCGTGCGCCGCCCTCCTTCCTCTGGCGGAGGCCGCCGAAGCGCAGACCGTCGACTACAATCGCGCGGAGCGCTTCCTGTCCTGGCACACCGAGCGGATGATCTCGGGAGACGAGGTGGCGCCCGAATGGCTGGAGGACGGGCGCCGGTTCTGGTACCGCAACCACCTGGGCGAGGGTCACGAGTTCATCCTGGTGGACCCGGCGGTACCTTCGCGCCGGCCTCTGTTCGACGCGCATCGGCTGGCGGCGGCCATGTCGATGGCGGACGACACCGCCTACGTGGGCACGAAGCTGCCCTTCACGACCTTCGAGTTCGTGGATGAGCTGCGCTCGATCGAGTTCAAGGCGAGGAAGCGCCGCTTCGTCTGCGACATCACACAGTACGCCTGCACGGTGGGCGACACGTTGCCGAGCGACGTGCCCTACGTGGAGTCTCCGGACGGGCGCTGGGAGGCCTTCGTGGTGGAGCACGACCTGTACGTCCGTCCGACCGGGGGCGGCGACTCCGTGCGCGTCACCACCGACGGCGCGGAGTTCAACAGCTACGGCCTGACGGTGGCGCGTCCCAACCAGGTGCGGGAGAAGACCCCGCGGCGGCCGGATGTGCGCTGGTCCCCCGATTCCCGGCGCCTTGCGGTGGCACGCCAGGACGAGCGGGACGTGGAGCATCACCACTACCTGTCCATGACGCCGCAGCGACCGGTGCACTACTCCTATCCGTACGCGCTCCCGGGGGACTCCGTCATCCCGTTCCCGAACGTGCACGTGATCACGTTGGAGCCGCCGGAGGCGGTGGACAGCGATGCGGCCCTTCCGCGCGTGGTGGGCAACGTGGCGGTGACGTTCCCCATGCGTCCGCTGCAGTCCTCCTTCCAGGGCTCGCTGCCGGACTCGGCCTGGAGCGAGGACGGGTCCACGCTCTACGTGACGTCCACCACGCGGGCATACAAGGACATGTTCCTGACGGCGGTGGACGTGAACACCGGGCAGCACCGCCAGCTCGCGCACGAGACCAGCAAGACGTACGTGGAGATGTCGCACGGCAGCCGGCTGGACCCCGCGTCCTGGTACGTGTTCGGGGACGGGAACGTGCTCTGGTGGTCCCAGCGGGACGGATGGGCCCATCTCTATCTGCTGGACGAAAGCGGTGCGGTGGAGCGTCAGCTCACCTCGGGCCCGTGGATGGTGGAGCGCGTCATGCACGTGGACGAGCCGCGCGGACAGGTGTACTTCGTCGCGCGTGGCCGCGAGGCGGATCGACTCGTCTACGAGGCGTACCTCTATCGCGTCAACCTGGACGGCTCGGGCTTGACGCTGCTGACGCCGGAAGACGGCCACCACGACATCACCTGGTCGCCGGACGGCTCGGTGTTCGTGGACCGCGTCTCGAAGATCGGCTCCGCGCCGGAAAGCCTGCTCCGGTCGGGACGGGACGGCCGCGTGCTGCTCCCGCTGGAGACGGCGGACATCCATCGCCTCGAGGAGGAGATCGGCTTCCAGCCCGCGGAGGTGTTCACGGTCAAGGCCCGTGACGGTGTGACCGATCTCTACGGGCTGATCTACTTCCCGCCGGACGTGGACCCGAACGGCAGCTACCCGATCATCACGCACATCTACCCGGGCCCGCAGGTGGGCTCCGTGGGACGCACGTGGGACTTCCGCAGCGGCGGGGACGACTTCGCCCTGGCGCAGCTCGGCTTCGTGGTCATCCAGCTCGACCACCTGGGCACGCCCTGGCGGTCCAAGGCCTTCCACGACAACTACTACGGCGACTTCAACGACAACGGTCTGCCCGACCACATCACGGCCATCCGTCAACTCGCGGCCCGGTATCCCTTCATCGACCTGGACCGGGTGGGCATCTACGGGCATTCCGGTGGAGGCTTCGCCACCACGGACGCCATGTTCCGCTTCCCGGACTTCTTCAAGGTGGGCGTGGCCGGCGCGGGCAACCACGACAACCGCAGCTACAACATCTACTGGGCCGAGAAGTACCAGGGCGAGCTGGTGCGCGACACCGTGAAGGGCACGGACAACTTCGAGGAGGAGGCCAACAAGTCCCATGCGGCCAACTTGAAGGGGAAGCTCCTGCTCATGCATGGCGACATGGACGACAACGTGCATCCGGCCATGACCATCCAGGTCGTGGACGAGCTGATCAAGGCCAACAAGGACTTCGATCTGATCATCGCGCCGAACCGCGCGCACGGGCTCAACGAGCCCTACTTCGTGCGGCGGCGTTGGGACTTCTTCGTGGAGCACCTGCTGGGCCAGGAGCCGCCGGCGGGCTACGAGATCAAGCGACCGGAAGGATGAGCAGAACGGGATGGCGTGGGCGACCGCATCGTGACCGCAGGGACAGACAGACGGTGACCGGAGGGACGAGCAGACCGTGACCGGAGGGACGAGCAGACCGTGACCGCAGGGACGAACAGACCGTGATGGAGCTGGAGACCCTTCCGGCGTACGAGCGCGATCCGCGCCAGGTGCGCCTGGAGACCGAGGTGCTGGAGACCGGCGAACAGGACGGCCGGCCGTACGTGGTGCTCACCGACACCGTGCTGTATCCCGAAGGCGGCGGACAGCCGGCGGACCGGGGCACGGTGGCCGGCGTGGCCGTGCTGGACGTGCAGCGCGTGGAGGGCCGGATCCGCCACGTCCTGGCGGGTCCGGCGCCCTCCGGCCCGGTGCGTGTGGAGCTCGATTGGGCGCGCCGGTTCGACCACATGCAGCAGCACACCGCGCAGCACCTGCTCACGGCGGTGGCGGACACCCGGCACGGGTGGCACACCACCGCGTTCCATCTGGGGGAGGACGTCTCCGATATCGAACTGGACGTCCCCGGGCTCTCCTCCGCGCAGGTGGCGGATCTGGAGGAGGCCGTGGCGGCGGAGGTGCGCGCGGCCCGGCCCGTGACCGCGCGGCGGGTGGACGCGGAGACCTACGCCACGCTCCCGGTGCGCTCGCGCGGCTTGCCGGCCGGGCACACGGGCAGCATCCGCCTGGTGGAGATCGACGGCATCGATCTCAACACCTGCGGGGGCACCCACTGCGCGTCCACCGCGGAGCTGGAGGCGGTGAAGCTGCTGGGCACCGAGCCTGTGCGCGGCGGCACGCGGCTGTTCTACGTCGCGGGCGGCCGGATGCGCCGGACGCTGGGTGCGCACCATGCGCGCGCGGCGGCGCTGCGCGGGGTGCTGGGCGTGGGCGACAGCGAGCTGGTCGGCGCCGTGGAAGCGAAGCTGGCCCAGCTCAAGGAAGCGCACCGGAGCGTGCGGGCGCTGGAGGAGGAGCTGGCGGTGGCCACCGCGGAGCGCTTCGCCGCGGCCGGGCATGCGCTCTGGGACGCGCACTTCCCGGAGCGCGGTCTCCCGTTCCTGCAGCGCATCGCGCGCGAGCTGGAGCGCATGGCTCCGGCCGCCGCGGCCTTCCTCACCTGTGGCCCGGGCGAGGAAGGCGCCTTCGTGCTGGCCGCCGGCCCCGAGGCCACGCTCGACCTCCCGCGCGTCGGGCCCGCCGTGGCCGAGGCGCTGGGCGGCCGGGGGGGCGGGTCCGGTCGTCTCTACCAGGGGAAGGCGAGCCGGCTCTCGGGTCGGGCGGAGGCGCTGGCACGGGTGCTGAGCGCCTCATCGCCGCATTGACCAGGAACTGGCGCGCCCGCTGAGCCGTCGATCGCTCCTTGGCGCTTTCCTACCGAGGGATCTCCCAAACCCACGGAGGAAGCGATGCCCCCGAGGAACAGATCGTCCTGGCGTCTGCTGGTCGGCGCGTGCGTGCTGCTGGCCGGCTGCGACTCCCCCGCCCATCCGCCGGGCGAAGCGGAGGACGCCGAGTTGTATGCGCTGTACCAGCAGGCCATGTCGCTGCAGCAGCGCATGGAGGCGGCGGGCGACGTGCTCCCCGAGCACGTGACTGCGTTGAACGCGCTGGTCGACGATGTGGTGGCGTTCCAGAGCCGGTATGGGCGGAGCGACGTGTTGCTGAAGCACACGGCACCGTCCCGCCCGCTGGTGGGCACCGCGGTACCGATCGATCCTACGCCGACGCCCACCGGATGTCGGGGTCCGTGCCCATCCTTCCAGTGGTACTCGCCCACCCGCATCTGCTTCCTGAGCGAGGTGACGTGCGATCC belongs to Gemmatimonadota bacterium and includes:
- a CDS encoding alanyl-tRNA editing protein, with the protein product MELETLPAYERDPRQVRLETEVLETGEQDGRPYVVLTDTVLYPEGGGQPADRGTVAGVAVLDVQRVEGRIRHVLAGPAPSGPVRVELDWARRFDHMQQHTAQHLLTAVADTRHGWHTTAFHLGEDVSDIELDVPGLSSAQVADLEEAVAAEVRAARPVTARRVDAETYATLPVRSRGLPAGHTGSIRLVEIDGIDLNTCGGTHCASTAELEAVKLLGTEPVRGGTRLFYVAGGRMRRTLGAHHARAAALRGVLGVGDSELVGAVEAKLAQLKEAHRSVRALEEELAVATAERFAAAGHALWDAHFPERGLPFLQRIARELERMAPAAAAFLTCGPGEEGAFVLAAGPEATLDLPRVGPAVAEALGGRGGGSGRLYQGKASRLSGRAEALARVLSASSPH
- a CDS encoding DPP IV N-terminal domain-containing protein, producing MSVPVLRPVSFLAACAALLPLAEAAEAQTVDYNRAERFLSWHTERMISGDEVAPEWLEDGRRFWYRNHLGEGHEFILVDPAVPSRRPLFDAHRLAAAMSMADDTAYVGTKLPFTTFEFVDELRSIEFKARKRRFVCDITQYACTVGDTLPSDVPYVESPDGRWEAFVVEHDLYVRPTGGGDSVRVTTDGAEFNSYGLTVARPNQVREKTPRRPDVRWSPDSRRLAVARQDERDVEHHHYLSMTPQRPVHYSYPYALPGDSVIPFPNVHVITLEPPEAVDSDAALPRVVGNVAVTFPMRPLQSSFQGSLPDSAWSEDGSTLYVTSTTRAYKDMFLTAVDVNTGQHRQLAHETSKTYVEMSHGSRLDPASWYVFGDGNVLWWSQRDGWAHLYLLDESGAVERQLTSGPWMVERVMHVDEPRGQVYFVARGREADRLVYEAYLYRVNLDGSGLTLLTPEDGHHDITWSPDGSVFVDRVSKIGSAPESLLRSGRDGRVLLPLETADIHRLEEEIGFQPAEVFTVKARDGVTDLYGLIYFPPDVDPNGSYPIITHIYPGPQVGSVGRTWDFRSGGDDFALAQLGFVVIQLDHLGTPWRSKAFHDNYYGDFNDNGLPDHITAIRQLAARYPFIDLDRVGIYGHSGGGFATTDAMFRFPDFFKVGVAGAGNHDNRSYNIYWAEKYQGELVRDTVKGTDNFEEEANKSHAANLKGKLLLMHGDMDDNVHPAMTIQVVDELIKANKDFDLIIAPNRAHGLNEPYFVRRRWDFFVEHLLGQEPPAGYEIKRPEG